Genomic window (Rathayibacter sp. VKM Ac-2760):
AGGTCTCGGGGCGGCCGACCGCGTCGATCACGACGTCGGCGCCGAAGCCGTCGGTCAGCGCCTGCACGGCGGCGACCACGCCGGCCTCGTCGAGGCCGCTCGAGTCGATGACGTGGGTGGCGCCGAGCTCCTCGGCCTTGACGAGCTTCTTCGGGTCGCGGTCGATCGCGATGATCGTGCTCGCGCCGGCCAGCTTCGCGCCGACGACGGCCGCGGTGCCGACTCCGCCGCAGCCGATCACGGCCACGGAGTCGCCGCGGGTGACGGTGCCGGTGTTCATCGCGGCGCCGAGGCCCGCCATGATGCCGCAGCCGAGCAGGCCGACGGCGGCGGGGTCGGCGGCCGGGTCGACCTTCGTGCACTGCTTGGCGTGCACGAGCGTCTTCTCGGCGAAGGCGCCGATGCCCAGCGCCGGGCTGAGCTCGGTGCCGTCGGTGAGGGTCATCCTCTGGGTCGCGTTGAAGGTGTTGAAGCAGTACCAGGGCTCGGCGCGGACGCAGGCGCGGCACTCGCCGCAGACGGCGCGCCAGTTGAGCACGACGAAGTCGCC
Coding sequences:
- a CDS encoding S-(hydroxymethyl)mycothiol dehydrogenase codes for the protein MPTTVSGVIARSKGAPVELVDIVVPDPGPGEAVVDIETCGVCHTDYHYREGGISDDFPFLLGHEAAGRVSAIGEGVTHVEVGDFVVLNWRAVCGECRACVRAEPWYCFNTFNATQRMTLTDGTELSPALGIGAFAEKTLVHAKQCTKVDPAADPAAVGLLGCGIMAGLGAAMNTGTVTRGDSVAVIGCGGVGTAAVVGAKLAGASTIIAIDRDPKKLVKAEELGATHVIDSSGLDEAGVVAAVQALTDGFGADVVIDAVGRPETWRQAFYARDLAGTVVLVGVPTPEMTLEIPLLDVFGRGGSLKSSWYGDCLPERDFPMLTDLYLQGRLPLDEFVTERIGIRDIEQAFATMAGGDVLRSVVVL